A single window of Methanoculleus sp. 7T DNA harbors:
- a CDS encoding type IV pilin N-terminal domain-containing protein, which produces MEYDTAASELIAVVALIAVFVTAAALVGVMVLSNPPGDAAPAMLAHVEEVDGNTYLYHDGGDPLEWGHFTLLVDGTDRTADAILIDAS; this is translated from the coding sequence ATGGAATACGATACCGCCGCCAGCGAACTGATCGCCGTCGTGGCCCTCATCGCCGTCTTCGTGACAGCGGCGGCACTCGTCGGCGTCATGGTCCTCTCGAACCCCCCCGGCGACGCGGCGCCGGCGATGCTCGCCCATGTCGAGGAGGTGGACGGGAACACCTATCTCTACCACGACGGCGGGGACCCCCTCGAATGGGGCCACTTCACCCTCCTCGTCGACGGCACGGACAGGACGGCCGACGCCATCCTCATCGACGCCTCGG